A genomic stretch from Saccharomyces paradoxus chromosome XVI, complete sequence includes:
- the SWI1 gene encoding Swi1p (Subunit of the SWI/SNF chromatin remodeling complex~similar to YPL016W), translating to MDFFNLNNNNNNNNTNNNNSTGNSNNTNNNNTNAGASSVDDFQNFFDPKSFDQNLDSNNNNNNNNDNNNSNTTASGSNFTSPTAVVNNAGTANVAGGKAANFIQNQSPQFSSPYDSNNSNTNLNSLSPQAILAKNSIIDSSNLPLQTQQQLYSGNNNNGTAIANDNVITPHFITNVQSISQNSSSSTPNTNSNPTPNANQQFLPFNNGSSNNNNLAPNQLISNYGASNLMDRSSSASNEFVPNANDSNNNNNNNNNNNMRNNSNNSTSNNNNNNATAVPAASSVNSNNSTSNANTVFSERAAMFAALQQKQQQRFQALQQQQQQQQQQQPQPQPQQPQQQQQPQQPQQPQQPQQQQQPQQQQNPKFLQSQRQQQQRSILQSLNPALQEKISTELNNKQYELFMKSLIENCKKRNMPLQSIPEIGNRKINLFYLYMLVQKFGGADQVTRNQQWSLVAQRLQISDYQQLESIYFRILLPYERHMISQEGIKETQAKRIFLQQFLQELLKKVQQQQQAAALANPSNNINNASSALTPAAPGASAPATSAAGTPAGIVPVSTNTPKSLNNNININMNNNNIAQQQAKKPRKQRVKKKTKKELELERKERENFQKRQQKLLEDQQRQQKLLLETKLRQQYEIELKKLPKVYKRSMIRNYKPMVNRLKHYNGYDINYVSKIGEKIDSNKPIFLFAPELGAINLHALSMSLQSKNLGEINTALNTLLVTSADSNLKISLVKYPELLDSLAILGMNLLSNLSQNVAPYHRKTSDYYYEDVESNQYYVTQHDKMVDKIFEKVNNSGTLTPNDSSDEKVTILVDSLTGNQLPTPTPTETETDLGTERFINMQSTSSAVKQWDLLPEPIRFLPNQFPLKIHRTPYLNSLKKIKDEIDDPFTKINTRGAEDPKVLINDQLSTISMILRNISFSDNNSRIMSRNFYLKRFISDLLWLVLVHPENFTCNRKILNFKKDLVIVLSNISHLLEITSSIDCLLILILVISFGQRKLNPMASSSSFGSDFLTFNEFQLQWGKYQTFGVDILAKLFSLEKPNLNYFKSILLNNNISSNHYDRNSNNNHKDRKLLRRLLDLYNDNNKNNNNKHNLLNDVVSFLFSVIPLQQVLSQSADPSSLIDQFSPVISQSLTSILVIVQKILPLSNEVFAISENNSNSNNNNNSNKDSSFNFNKNLPFVWLGSEENIGSGLLKLSELILNINNSASKNTLLQQQNYLKVLLPSINVSCVQLIRCLIEKSICFENCLNNDPDILKKIASIPNLFPTDLEIFQLFTNPSIDIQVINQYQLLYNLKNDILTNLK from the coding sequence atggatttctttaatttgaataataataataataataataatactaataacaataatagtaCAGGAAATAGTAACAATActaataacaacaatacaAATGCCGGAGCCAGTAGTGTGGACGATTTCCAGAATTTTTTCGACCCAAAATCTTTTGACCAGAATTTGGATTccaataacaacaacaataacaacaatgataacaataacagTAACACAACAGCTTCCGGTTCGAACTTTACTTCTCCAACAGCAGTGGTGAATAATGCCGGTACTGCTAATGTTGCCGGTGGAAAAGCTGCTAATTTCATTCAGAATCAATCTCCTCAGTTTAGTTCTCCATATGACTCGAACAATTCCAACACGAATTTAAACAGCTTATCTCCTCAAGCCATCTTAGCGAAAAACTCAATTATCGATTCTTCCAATTTACCTCTGCAAACTCAGCAACAGCTATATAGCggtaacaacaataatggCACCGCCATTGCGAACGATAATGTCATAACACCCCATTTTATCACTAACGTTCAATCTATCAGtcaaaattcttcttcttctactcCAAATACGAACTCGAACCCTACTCCGAATGCAAATCAACAATTCTTGCCATTCAACAATGGTTCttccaacaataacaatttGGCACCTAACCAGCTTATATCCAATTATGGAGCTTCAAACTTAATGGACAGGTCATCCTCTGCAAGTAATGAATTTGTTCCGAACGCAAATGacagcaacaataacaataacaacaacaacaacaataatatgCGTaataacagcaacaacagcacgagcaataacaacaacaataacgCCACTGCTGTACCTGCTGCCAGCTCCGTTAATAGCAATAATTCAACTTCAAACGCAAATACAGTGTTTTCTGAAAGAGCTGCAATGTTTGCCGCTTTGCAACAAAAGCAACAGCAACGTTTTCAGGCTCtgcaacaacagcaacagcagcagcaacaacagcaaccaCAACCACAACCACAACAAccacaacagcaacaacaaccacaaCAACCGCAACAACCACAACAAccacagcaacagcagcaaccacaacaacaacaaaatcccaaatttttacaaaGTCAACggcaacaacaacaaagatCTATCTTACAAAGTCTGAACCCGGCATTACAAGAGAAAATATCTACTGAGttgaataataaacaaTATGAACTTTTTATGAAGTCTTTGATTGAAAActgtaaaaaaagaaatatgcCGTTGCAATCGATACCAGAAATCGGCAATAGAAAGATCaatcttttttatctttatatGTTAGTTCAAAAATTCGGTGGTGCTGATCAAGTAACAAGGAACCAACAATGGTCTCTGGTGGCTCAAAGGTTACAAATATCTGATTACCAGCAATTAGAATCAATCTAttttagaattttattACCTTACGAAAGACACATGATTTCCCAAGAAGGTATAAAGGAAACTCAAGCCAAAAGGATATTCTTGCAACAGTTTTTACAAGAACTATTGAAGAAAGttcaacaacagcagcaggCCGCCGCATTGGCCAATCCTagcaataatattaataatgcATCGTCAGCACTAACACCCGCGGCTCCTGGTGCTTCCGCTCCTGCTACATCAGCAGCAGGTACACCAGCAGGGATTGTTCCAGTTTCAACAAACACTCCAAAAAGCTTGAAtaacaatatcaatatcaacatgaataataacaatattgCCCAGCAACAAGCTAAGAAGCCAAGAAAGCAAAgagtgaagaaaaagaccAAAAAGGAATTGGAACTAGAACGTAAAGAAAGGGAGAACTTTCAGAAACGACAACAAAAACTTTTAGAAGATCAACAAAGGCAACAAAAATTGTTATTGGAGACAAAATTGCGCCAACAGTATGAAATTgaactaaaaaaattgcctAAAGTTTATAAGAGATCAATGATTAGAAATTATAAACCCATGGTCAACCGTCTAAAGCATTATAACGGTTATGATATCAATTACGTTTCTAAAATAGGTGAGAAGATAGATTCCAACAAGCCAATTTTCCTCTTCGCGCCAGAGCTAGGTGCGATTAATTTACATGCTTTATCAATGTCCCTGCAATCGAAAAATCTTGGTGAAATAAATACTGCCTTGAACACGTTGTTAGTCACAAGCGCTGACTCGAATCTAAAGATATCTCTGGTTAAATATCCTGAATTACTAGACTCCTTGGCAATACTCGGTATGAACCTACTGTCAAATTTATCACAGAATGTCGCCCCATATCATCGAAAGACTTCGGATTATTATTACGAAGATGTTGAATCGAATCAATACTACGTTACCCAACACGATAAAATGgttgataaaattttcgaAAAGGTAAACAACAGCGGTACACTTACACCAAATGATTCTAGCGATGAGAAAGTCACTATTCTGGTAGATTCTTTAACGGGTAATCAATTACCAACACCAACACCTACTGAAACAGAGACCGATCTGGGCACTGAGCGTTTCATAAACATGCAGTCCACATCTTCCGCAGTTAAACAGTGGGACTTATTACCTGAACCAATAAGATTTCTACCTAATCAATTTCCTTTGAAAATTCACAGAACTCCCTATTTGaactctttgaaaaaaatcaaggaCGAAATTGATGATCCGTTcacaaaaataaataccAGAGGGGCAGAAGATCCCAAAGTACTGATTAACGATCAACTGTCTACCATCTCAATGATTTTGAGGAATATTTCGTTCTCAGATAACAACTCCAGAATCATgtcaagaaatttttactTAAAGAGATTCATATCAGATCTACTTTGGCTAGTTTTAGTTCATCCCGAAAACTTTACATGCAATaggaaaatattaaatttcaagaagGATTTGGTTATTGTTTTATCAAACATCTCCCATTTATTAGAGATCACTTCGTCGATTGATTGCTTATTAATTCTAATTTTAGTAATAAGTTTTGGACAACGAAAACTCAATCCAATGGCGTCTTCGTCATCGTTTGGCTCAGATTTTTTAACTTTCAACGAATTCCAATTGCAATGGGGCAAATATCAAACTTTTGGTGTAGATATTTTGGCCAAATTATTCTCGTTGGAAAAACCAAACTTGAATTATTTCAAATCAATCTTACTGAACAACAACATATCCAGTAATCATTATGATCGCAACAGTAACAACAACCATAAAGACAGAAAGTTGTTACGAAGGCTTTTGGATTTATACAAtgataacaataaaaataataacaataagcataatttattgaatgaTGTGGTTtcgtttttgttttctgtcATACCATTGCAACAAGTGCTTTCGCAATCAGCTGATCCAAGTTCGCTGATTGACCAATTTTCCCCTGTAATTTCTCAAAGTTTGACTAGCATTTTAGTCATCgtacaaaaaatattgccCTTATCTAATGAAGTATTTGCAATTAGCGAAAATAACTCAAACagtaataacaacaacaacagcaacaaagATTCCAGCTTCAACTTCAACAAGAACTTACCATTTGTTTGGTTGGGCTCCGAAGAAAATATCGGATCCGGACTGTTGAAATTAAGTGAGCTAATATTGAACATTAATAATTCCGCTAGTAAGAATACTTTGttacaacaacaaaattatCTAAAGGTGCTTTTACCGTCAATCAACGTATCCTGTGTTCAGTTAATCAGATGtttgattgaaaaaagtatttgttttgaaaactgTTTAAACAACGACCCGGacatattaaaaaaaatagcatcAATTCCAAATTTGTTCCCTACCGAT